A region of Treponema sp. J25 DNA encodes the following proteins:
- the miaB gene encoding tRNA (N6-isopentenyl adenosine(37)-C2)-methylthiotransferase MiaB, with product MTYFFETYGCQMNVAESAAMEFVLKERGWTPSGDAEEADLVVINTCSVRATAEKRVLGRLAHYQALKKKRPFTLMVTGCMAERLGEKLKERVPAVDYVMGPAYRSRFPLILEAIEKGTPFVETDEAPVYRFASSHLEEGAFRSFVPIMHGCNNFCSYCIVPYVRGREVSRDPASILEEIRLLADRGVREITLLGQNVNSYRWEGPLSFPEGPWELQVWREGPLTFAGLLELIAQTIEGTPIRWVRFLSSHPKDFSPEVIRVLAEHPVFCRHLHLPVQHGSDRILSAMNRRYTKGQYLDLVARLREALPGLSLSTDILIGFPGETEEDLEATLDLMEKVRFLYAYMYHFNPREGTAAYSLPNRVPEEVKRQRLARVIELQKHHTREQLKSRLGSPVRVLIEGISRKNADEVLGRTERDEMVVVPGDASLIGTFGEVTLSSLRGNTFRAKEFVPCHGD from the coding sequence GTGACCTACTTTTTTGAAACCTACGGATGTCAGATGAATGTGGCCGAGTCGGCCGCCATGGAATTTGTACTCAAGGAACGGGGCTGGACACCCTCAGGGGATGCCGAAGAGGCAGACCTGGTGGTGATTAATACCTGTTCAGTTCGGGCAACCGCGGAAAAACGGGTGTTAGGGCGTTTAGCCCACTATCAGGCCCTGAAGAAAAAGCGGCCCTTTACCCTGATGGTAACGGGATGCATGGCCGAACGGTTGGGAGAAAAACTCAAGGAACGGGTTCCTGCCGTGGACTATGTAATGGGGCCGGCGTACCGTTCCCGCTTCCCTCTCATTTTGGAAGCGATAGAAAAGGGCACTCCCTTTGTAGAAACTGACGAGGCTCCCGTGTATCGATTCGCCTCTTCCCATCTAGAAGAGGGGGCCTTCCGCAGTTTTGTACCCATCATGCATGGGTGCAATAATTTTTGTTCCTACTGTATTGTACCCTACGTGCGGGGACGGGAAGTATCCCGGGACCCTGCCTCTATCCTGGAAGAAATTCGCCTCCTTGCGGATCGGGGAGTCCGGGAAATCACCCTTTTGGGGCAAAATGTCAATTCCTATCGCTGGGAAGGGCCCCTGTCGTTCCCTGAAGGGCCGTGGGAATTGCAGGTGTGGCGAGAGGGGCCCCTCACCTTTGCGGGGCTTTTGGAACTGATCGCCCAAACGATTGAGGGAACCCCTATTCGCTGGGTTCGTTTTCTCTCGAGCCACCCTAAGGATTTTTCGCCAGAGGTGATCCGGGTTCTGGCGGAACACCCCGTTTTTTGTCGTCACCTCCATTTGCCTGTTCAACATGGGTCGGATCGCATTCTTTCGGCCATGAATCGGCGGTATACTAAGGGACAATACCTCGATCTTGTGGCCCGTTTGCGAGAAGCCCTGCCAGGATTGAGCCTTTCCACGGATATTTTGATTGGATTCCCCGGCGAAACAGAGGAAGATCTGGAGGCTACCCTCGATCTTATGGAGAAGGTCCGTTTCCTGTATGCCTACATGTACCACTTTAATCCCCGGGAAGGAACCGCCGCGTATAGTTTGCCTAACCGGGTTCCAGAAGAGGTGAAACGGCAACGCCTTGCCCGGGTTATCGAACTCCAGAAACACCATACCCGGGAACAGCTTAAAAGTCGTTTAGGAAGCCCTGTTCGGGTACTTATAGAAGGAATTTCCCGAAAAAATGCCGATGAAGTATTAGGGAGAACCGAGCGGGACGAAATGGTCGTTGTTCCAGGGGATGCGAGTCTTATCGGAACCTTTGGCGAGGTAACCCTTTCCTCTTTGCGGGGAAATACGTTCCGGGCTAAGGAGTTTGTACCATGCCATGGCGATTAG
- a CDS encoding AAA family ATPase gives MDDLFFATAAAEQQSNAPLADRMRPRTLDEVLGQDHIVGPGRLLRRAIQADRLSSLIFYGPPGTGKTSLARVIANSTRSAFESMNAVLSGVKDVRDAIDRADERRRLYGQRTILFVDEVHRWNKAQQDALLPWVENGTVILIGATTENPFFEVNRALVSRSRVFQLLPLTKEDLMKAARRALQDRERGYGRWQVRFEEGALEHLVEVANGDARSLLNALELAVETTPPSWPPPEGSEIFISLDAAEQSIQRRVVLYDKDGDYHFDTISAFIKSLRGSDPDAALYWLARMVRAGEDPDFIFRRMLILASEDVGLADPQAITVVNACAQAFDRIGLPEGYFPLAQAALYLATAPKSNSALAFFDALKEVETQEAEVPTHLKDGSRDKEGFGHGQGYLYPHAYRDHWVAQQYLPRGLQGRVFYTPSSSGYEASIRDQVLSRRELVAAMALEAAPDGATPEGLSWAAATRDREGWYKRIQSDHSSTLIQERDLLFSHLTLQRHHRVLVAAADTGLLLWEAHRRTPEGLTAGIVRSEEARKALLQYGSLFGEEEQPRLLVIAPEKVDISGGGASNVPYPRLPSKEEALATFDCATFDALIGRDLWRSLQLPAGWEIEHFFTEYFRAAKDLLDPRGTIVIIQALPSRGQRLAELLDRYRERWRETNLEHSAQEAFVDAEASFWAQTQFSWGQREIETGCGAAGFSFQIESHFHEEERLLTDRDLETWFNVDRSSWGRWIGQRLPPKALQGILDALKAIATHGPVLWRWESILLIARRGK, from the coding sequence ATGGATGACCTTTTTTTTGCCACCGCCGCGGCGGAACAACAGTCGAATGCCCCCCTGGCCGATCGGATGCGGCCCCGCACCCTGGACGAAGTGCTCGGCCAGGATCACATCGTGGGGCCGGGAAGACTCCTGCGCCGGGCCATTCAGGCGGACCGGCTTTCTTCCCTTATTTTTTATGGCCCCCCCGGAACAGGAAAAACCAGCCTTGCTCGGGTCATTGCCAATTCAACCCGCAGCGCCTTTGAAAGCATGAACGCGGTTCTCTCCGGCGTAAAGGATGTGCGGGACGCCATCGACCGGGCGGATGAACGGCGACGGCTCTACGGCCAGCGGACCATCCTCTTTGTGGACGAGGTACACCGCTGGAACAAGGCCCAGCAGGATGCCCTGCTTCCCTGGGTAGAAAATGGCACGGTGATTCTCATCGGGGCCACCACGGAAAACCCCTTTTTCGAGGTAAATCGGGCCCTGGTAAGCCGGAGCCGGGTGTTTCAACTTCTTCCCCTGACAAAGGAAGACCTCATGAAGGCGGCCCGGCGGGCCCTCCAGGACCGGGAACGGGGCTACGGCCGCTGGCAGGTCCGTTTTGAAGAAGGGGCTCTGGAACACCTGGTAGAGGTTGCCAACGGAGATGCCCGGAGTCTCCTCAATGCCCTGGAATTAGCGGTGGAAACCACCCCGCCCTCCTGGCCCCCACCGGAGGGAAGTGAGATTTTTATCAGCCTTGACGCGGCAGAACAGAGCATACAGAGACGGGTAGTCCTGTATGATAAAGATGGGGACTACCATTTCGATACCATTAGTGCCTTCATCAAAAGCCTGCGGGGAAGCGACCCCGATGCGGCCCTGTACTGGCTTGCCCGGATGGTTCGGGCAGGAGAAGACCCGGACTTTATCTTTCGTCGGATGCTCATCCTGGCCAGTGAAGACGTGGGCCTCGCGGATCCTCAGGCTATCACCGTGGTAAACGCCTGTGCCCAGGCCTTTGATCGGATAGGACTTCCGGAAGGATACTTTCCCCTTGCCCAGGCGGCTTTGTATCTGGCCACGGCCCCAAAGAGCAACAGCGCCCTCGCATTCTTTGATGCCCTGAAAGAAGTAGAAACTCAGGAAGCGGAGGTCCCCACCCATTTAAAAGATGGTAGCCGCGATAAAGAAGGTTTCGGCCATGGCCAGGGATACCTGTATCCCCATGCCTATCGGGACCACTGGGTGGCCCAGCAGTACCTTCCCCGGGGCCTCCAGGGCCGGGTGTTTTACACCCCCTCTTCCAGTGGATATGAGGCTTCCATTCGGGACCAGGTGCTTTCTCGACGGGAACTGGTGGCCGCCATGGCCCTGGAGGCCGCCCCTGATGGGGCCACCCCAGAGGGGCTCTCCTGGGCGGCGGCCACCAGGGACCGGGAAGGGTGGTACAAACGGATCCAATCCGACCACAGCAGTACCCTTATCCAGGAGCGGGATCTCCTGTTTTCCCACCTTACGCTCCAACGGCACCACCGCGTCCTGGTGGCCGCCGCCGACACGGGGCTGCTCCTCTGGGAAGCCCACCGCCGCACCCCCGAAGGGCTTACCGCAGGCATTGTCCGCAGTGAAGAAGCCCGAAAGGCGCTGCTCCAGTACGGGTCCCTTTTTGGAGAAGAGGAGCAGCCCCGACTACTGGTGATTGCCCCCGAGAAAGTCGATATCTCCGGAGGTGGTGCCTCGAACGTTCCCTACCCTCGACTTCCTTCGAAAGAAGAAGCCCTGGCTACCTTTGACTGCGCCACCTTTGACGCCCTCATAGGTCGGGATCTCTGGCGATCCCTCCAGCTCCCTGCGGGCTGGGAAATAGAGCACTTCTTTACCGAGTATTTTCGTGCCGCCAAGGACCTTCTTGATCCCCGAGGAACCATCGTCATAATCCAGGCCCTGCCTTCCCGGGGACAACGGCTGGCCGAACTTCTGGATCGCTACCGAGAACGATGGCGCGAAACGAACCTTGAACATTCAGCACAAGAGGCCTTTGTTGATGCCGAAGCATCTTTCTGGGCCCAAACACAATTTTCCTGGGGTCAGAGGGAAATCGAAACAGGTTGTGGTGCCGCAGGATTTTCCTTCCAGATAGAAAGCCATTTCCACGAAGAAGAGCGGCTCCTTACCGATCGGGATCTGGAAACCTGGTTTAACGTAGATCGTTCCAGCTGGGGCCGCTGGATAGGTCAGAGACTCCCACCAAAGGCCCTCCAGGGAATTCTGGATGCCCTCAAAGCCATTGCCACCCACGGTCCTGTTCTCTGGCGATGGGAAAGTATACTTCTCATAGCTCGCAGGGGAAAATAG
- a CDS encoding LapA family protein, producing the protein MPWRLVRWVAFIGVLVLFIVFNMGNLCTISFGLVTLREVPVYLLVLISFGLGMAAALPSVFAAWALVKYQNSQKAPKGRLSKKRGGGRGEISTVAREGDAPVDVQGRREEEDPLRSYGID; encoded by the coding sequence ATGCCATGGCGATTAGTACGATGGGTGGCTTTTATTGGGGTGCTGGTACTCTTTATCGTTTTTAATATGGGGAACCTCTGTACGATTTCATTTGGGCTTGTTACCCTGCGGGAGGTGCCGGTGTACCTTCTTGTCTTAATAAGTTTTGGTCTCGGAATGGCCGCGGCCTTGCCCTCGGTGTTTGCCGCGTGGGCTCTGGTAAAGTATCAGAATAGTCAAAAAGCCCCAAAAGGGCGGCTTTCTAAAAAAAGAGGTGGCGGCCGGGGGGAAATTTCTACCGTGGCCCGGGAAGGGGATGCTCCCGTTGATGTACAGGGCCGGAGGGAAGAAGAGGATCCCCTTCGTTCGTACGGAATTGATTAG
- the folD gene encoding bifunctional methylenetetrahydrofolate dehydrogenase/methenyltetrahydrofolate cyclohydrolase FolD yields the protein MAAQIIDGKEIARKVRERLIPRVANLQQQGVAPCLAVILVGTDPASVSYVTAKERALAEVGMTSRDIRLPADTTEEALLEHIRDLNGDPAVHGILVQLPLPSHIDEERILMAIDPAKDVDGFHPLSVGNMVLGRKTFLPCTPHGVLVLLRELGIPTKGAHAVVVGRSNIVGRPLANLLSGKDINATVTVCHTGTRDLASFTRQADILIAAVGRPHLITADMVKPGAVVIDVGVNRVEDPQSKKGYRLVGDVDFDAVLQVASYITPVPGGVGPMTIAMLLQNVLEAAESRLGPVCR from the coding sequence ATGGCCGCCCAGATTATTGATGGAAAAGAAATTGCCCGGAAGGTCCGGGAGCGTCTTATCCCCCGGGTGGCCAATCTCCAGCAGCAGGGGGTGGCGCCCTGCCTCGCGGTTATTCTTGTGGGTACCGATCCCGCGAGTGTTTCGTATGTTACCGCCAAAGAACGGGCCCTGGCAGAAGTAGGGATGACGAGCCGAGATATTCGGCTCCCCGCCGATACCACTGAGGAAGCCCTTCTTGAACATATCCGGGATTTGAATGGGGATCCGGCGGTGCATGGGATCCTGGTACAGCTTCCGCTCCCGTCCCATATCGATGAAGAACGGATTCTTATGGCTATCGATCCAGCTAAGGATGTGGATGGCTTTCATCCCCTCTCGGTGGGGAACATGGTGCTGGGGCGAAAGACCTTTTTGCCCTGTACCCCCCATGGGGTGCTAGTGTTGCTTCGGGAATTGGGAATACCCACAAAGGGGGCCCATGCGGTGGTAGTGGGCCGATCCAACATTGTGGGCCGTCCCCTGGCGAACCTGCTTTCGGGGAAGGATATCAACGCGACGGTCACGGTTTGCCATACGGGGACCCGGGATCTTGCCTCCTTTACCCGACAGGCGGATATCCTCATCGCCGCGGTGGGGCGTCCCCATCTCATAACCGCTGATATGGTAAAACCGGGCGCAGTGGTGATCGATGTGGGGGTAAATCGGGTTGAGGATCCCCAGAGTAAGAAGGGCTATCGCCTCGTGGGGGATGTGGATTTTGATGCGGTGCTTCAGGTGGCTTCGTACATTACTCCGGTGCCGGGGGGGGTAGGACCCATGACCATTGCGATGTTGCTCCAGAATGTCCTTGAGGCCGCCGAATCCCGGCTGGGGCCTGTTTGCCGGTGA
- the folE2 gene encoding GTP cyclohydrolase FolE2: MKDGVIEGSCRCTMMDVQNQPDERDIPLAKVGVKGVRYPITVLDRERGVQHTTATVDLFADLPRHFKGTHMSRFIEVLERHKADLSMPRFLQLLREIRQDLDAEAAFGSITFPYFIEKKAPVSGLPSSMSYDCRYEGWVNSKEKHFTVAVWVPISTVCPCSRAISERGAHNQRGIVKVEVELGPFFWIEDLVTLVEGAASSPVYTLLKREDEKYLTEHAYDNPKFVEDVVRDVYIGIRNLQKFPRFSVEAENFESIHNHSAYAYVSYGGKGVDHE; encoded by the coding sequence ATGAAGGATGGAGTAATAGAAGGTTCCTGCCGTTGTACCATGATGGATGTCCAGAATCAGCCGGATGAACGGGATATTCCCCTGGCGAAGGTGGGCGTAAAGGGGGTTCGATACCCCATCACGGTTCTCGATCGGGAGCGGGGGGTGCAGCATACCACCGCCACGGTGGATCTCTTTGCGGATCTTCCCCGTCATTTTAAAGGAACCCACATGAGCCGCTTTATCGAGGTATTAGAACGCCATAAGGCGGATCTTTCCATGCCCCGGTTTCTCCAGCTATTGCGGGAAATTCGGCAGGATCTGGATGCAGAGGCGGCCTTTGGGAGTATCACCTTTCCCTACTTTATCGAAAAAAAAGCCCCTGTTTCGGGACTTCCCAGTTCCATGAGCTATGATTGTCGGTACGAAGGGTGGGTAAACTCAAAGGAAAAACATTTTACCGTGGCGGTATGGGTGCCCATAAGTACCGTGTGTCCCTGTTCCAGGGCCATCAGTGAACGGGGAGCCCATAACCAGCGGGGTATTGTCAAGGTAGAAGTAGAGTTGGGGCCCTTCTTCTGGATAGAAGACCTGGTGACCCTGGTGGAAGGGGCCGCTTCAAGCCCGGTGTATACCCTCCTGAAGCGGGAGGATGAAAAATATCTTACCGAACACGCCTATGATAACCCTAAGTTTGTTGAAGATGTGGTGCGAGATGTGTATATTGGTATCAGGAATCTCCAAAAATTTCCGCGCTTTTCGGTGGAGGCGGAAAATTTTGAGAGTATCCACAACCATAGTGCCTACGCGTATGTATCTTACGGGGGCAAAGGAGTAGACCATGAATGA